The Flavobacterium johnsoniae genomic sequence GTTTGTAATCTTTAACCAAGATTAAGAAATCTGCGTGACGCATTTTTGAATCTAAAGAGTAATCTGTTAAACTCAAATATTTCTCATAGTTTGTAATTGCATTTTGCAAATTAACTTTAGCAGTAGAAGGTTTATTTCTTGCCCATTTGTAATAAGTTTCAGCAAGTTCTCTGTAAACCGGTCCATAATTAGCATTCAAAGCAATTACTTCATTAAATGATTTAATAGCTTCGTCGTAAGATTTAGCTCCTTTTAACAAAACACCTAATTGCATTTTCGCTCTTAACAAAGTGTTATCAGCTGTAAAAGCATCACGGTAAGATTTGTAAGCATCATTTTGATTGTTAGATCCGTAATATGCATCTCCAATAGCTAAAAGAGCTTGAGCATTTTGAGGATCAACCAATAAAGCACGTTTTAAAACATCAACAGCACTTTTATAATCTGGATTTTCCGAATTCATATAAGCTCTAGCAATGTAAATAAATTCATTTACATCTTTTTTTCTCATATCTTTTGTTGCTAAAGCAAAATTTGCTTGAGCAGCTGCTGTATTTTTAGCATCTAAATCTAACTGTCCTAAACCAATATAGCTTAAGTTTTTCTTATCTGAAGCTTGTAATCCATTATTATAATAGATTTTCGCAGAGTCTACAACAGATTGATTTAAATAAACATTTCCTAAAACAAAATTCGCTTCACCGTCAGAAGGTTTAGATTTAATGATTGATTTAAGTATTGTTTTTGCTTTATCAAACTGTTCTGCATCAATAGCCTTTTTTGCTTCACTGATGTCTTGCGCTGTTGCCGCAGTCGCCGAAGCTACTAATGCAAGACTAAAAATTTTAAATTTATTCATCTTTCTATCGTAATTAATTTATTCTTTATCTTTTATAATTTCATTTCTAATTTTAAGTTTTCTTCCTGGAGTTTTGTACGGAAGCAAACCTGATTTCAAAACGATTCTTTGTCCAATATCTCCAGCTATGAATGAAGCAAATCCCATTCCTAGTCCAGAATAACCTTGACAGTTAATTATAAACAAATCACGTGCCAAAGGGTATTTCCCAGTTTCTAAGTCATTTTGAGTAGGACTAGAGTATTCATTGCTATTTAAGCCTTTTACGTAAAGAACGTTTATTTTATTTATAGTTTCCGTCATGTCAGGAGTAGGCTGATAAAACCAGTTAATACCTATAACACCAATCATTCCTTCGTTTTCAGAAACAAATTTTATTACTTCATTATTTGTTTTAAAAGAGAAAACTCCAGATTTCGGAACCTCTTTTACTTTCGCTAATTCTTTTATATAACGAACCGTACTTGAATTAGGATTATCAAAAACCAACCCTTTAATTTTTGGATCAGGTTTACCTTGAAGAAAATCGATTACACTTTTCAACGCAATAAGTGTATCATTATTGTTTTTGCTAGAAATAAATGCAATTGCATCGTGAGCAAAAGGCGTTACACGCGGATTGATTTTACTTTTTTCAAATCTAGCTTTTTCTTCTGCCGTTAAATCTCTAGTCGTTATTGCAACTTTTGTTTTTTGATTCAACAAATCATTGATTACTTCAGCTTCCGATTTTGGTTTCACCGTAATTTTTGCATCATAGTAAGTTCCTTCAAAAACAGCAACCTGATCGTCTACAATCTGTTTTACAGTCTCGTCAACCGCAATATCAAGTGATCCTTTTAAAATGGTTTCTTTTTCAGCCTCATTCTTGTTTTTTTGGTTGCAAGTAACAAACAAAAAGACAAAAATTATTAATCCCAAAGCCTTACTATATTTCAACATATCTTTTTAATCTTTTGAATTAATTAACCTTAAAAATCTAATTGCAGAATATACAATTAGTAATCCTCCGAAAGCATATCTGTATTTTGGTTCCATATTAAGCGGGAGTTTTTCCCAGAACATAATCATTAAACCGAGTACAAGATAAATTAAAAAAAACAGTATTCCTAAAACAAGAAGAAATCGCTCTTTGAGCGATTTCTTCTGAATATTATTAAGCATATCTTTTAACATTATTCTGCAGATTGAATAGTAATAGGAAGAGAGTATAATACCCTAACTTTTTTACCATTTTGCTCGCCGGGAGTCCATTTTGGACATTTTTTAAGAACACGAATTGCTTCTGCTCCTGTTCCGTAACCGATATCTCTTAAAACTTTGATATCTGTTAACGACCCGTCTTTTTCAACTACAAACGTAACGTAAACTTTACCTTTTAATCCTTCTTCCTCTGGAGTTTTATAATTGTTTCCTACGAATTTGTAGAATTTATCAATTCCTCCTGGGAAATCTGGTTTTACCTCGATACCAGCTGTGTTATACACAGTGTTATCTTCTTGAATTACTTCTTGAACTGGTCCTTTACCAACTGGCTCATCAACAGTTAGAACTGCATCTGGATCTCCTTTGATAGTTTCAGCACCAACTTTTTTGTCTTTCAAATCCACAATTTTCGGTGGATCTTCAGTAACTTCTTCCGCTTTTGCAACCACTGGTTTTACGAATTTAACCTGATCCACTTTTGGTGGTGGCGGTGGTGGTGGCGGTTGATTTGGTTTAATTTCCTCTTTTTTCTTTGGAGGTAATTTTACCGTTGCAATCTTAATATCGTTGTTTTCTTCCACTTCTTGCGAATCTGGTAAAAGACTAGCAATAAGAGGTGCAGCAACTGCAAAACTAAAAATAATAGAACCGATAATAAGTGCTTTCACAGTTGTTTTACCGTTCGATTTTCTTAGCTCGTATGCTCCATATATCTTATTACGTCCTTCGAATACGATATCAAGCCATTGATTTTTTATAATATCTAATTTCATATCTCTTGATTTTTTAGTTGATAAAATTTAAGATTGCTCTTATTTTTTATCAATCACTTTTGTCTCTTCAGGTGTAAACTCAGGAACGATAGCATAAGTATCTACTCCTGTAATTGCCATTTCATCCAAAATATCAACCAAATTTTTGTAATTTGATTTCTTAGTTGGTTTAATGATTACAATGATACCATTTTTAGGTTTTCCTAAAGAAGCAGAGTATGCTAAAACATTTTTCTTTTGTTTTAACAATTCTCTACGGATACCATCTTTACCATAAGTAATGTCTTTAGGACCTACTTTAGGAGTAGCTAATAACCCCATATAGTAAACCATTTTGTTATCGCCTCCTAACATTACTGTCATGGTACGATTTTCGTCTACTTTAGTGTCCTTATTATCTTTCTCATTCGGATCTTTATCTGGCAGAGACAAATCCATGGATTGAGGTTTTGACAACGAAGTAGTTAACATAAAGAATGTAATCAATAAGAATGCCAAATCTACCATCGCCGTTAAATCGACTTTAGAGCTTTGTTTTTTGCTTCTTACTTTACCGCCTTTACCACCACCGCCGTCGCCAGTATTTAATTCAGCCATTTTAGTGTATATTTTTTAATTAAAAGTCTCTCCCTCTCTTGCCTGTTACCAAGTTAAAAGAGTTGATTTTCTGATCTTGTAAGATATCCATAATTTTTTTAATTTTTGGATATTCTTCTTTAGCATCTCCTTTTATCGCAATCTGTAATTCTTTATCATCTAAATCAATTGTAGCTCTTCTAGAAATAAGAAGCCATTCTTTTAATTGATTATCTAATGAATCCAAAGGAATTCCAGGTTGTTCTGCTTTGGTTCTGTCCGCCGCTTTCATATCAATGATTTGCTTTAAACCTGCGATTGGCACACCAAAATCGTCCATAAGAGAAAATTTGGTTTTATCTTCTTCTGTGAAGTTGATACCGTATTTTGCTCCCATTCCTTCAAGAGTTCTTTTACGAATCTCTCTACCTTTGATGTCAAAAAACACTTTTCCTTTTCCTACTGTAATAATAGCCAAATCTGAATCTGGCAATTTAGTTTGAGCAACAGAAGAAGGCATGTCTACAGGAAGTGCTTCTGGCACTTTAGCAGTAGCGGTCAAAATAAAGAACGTTAGCAAAAGGAATGCAACATCACACATCGCAGTCATATCTGTCGATGTCGACTTTTTTTTCATTTTTATTTTAGCCATTATCTTTTTATTTTATTTTTTTGATATTGAAATTGAAATATCAAAAATTAATTATTGTCTTAAACTTCCTCTGAATTTTCTGTAAGTATTAACGATTGTAGTACCAGCCTCATCGATAGAGTAAGTTAAATCGTCAATTTTAGCAGTAAAGAAGTTGTAAGAGATGATCGCTAATACAGAAGTAGAGATACCTGTTGCAGTGTTGATAAGTGCCTCAGAGATACCTGTTGCAAGAGCAGCTTGATCTGGAGTTCCAGCAGAAGCTAACGCACCAAACGCTTTAATCATACCAGATACAGTTCCTAATAATCCTCCTAATGTACCTAAAGATACTAAAGTAGAAACAATAGTCATGTTTTTCTCTAACATTGGCATTTCTAATGAAGTTGCCTCTTCAATTTCTTTGTGGATTACTTCAGAAGCTTCTTCACTGTTGAATCCTTCTTTTTTAACGTCTTGATATTTAATCAAAGCAGATTTAATTGCGTTTGCAACAGAACCTTGTTGTTTGTCACATGAAGCGATAGCAGCTTCGATGTTTCCTTCCTTAATACTACCTTGAACATTTTTCATGAATGTATCTAAATTAGCTTTTCCAGCAGCTTTAGAGATAACAATAAATCTTTCAATAGAAAAAACAACAACCATTAAGAACATACCTAATAATGCTGGTACAATAAAACCTCCTTTGTATACCATTCCTAAAGTATTGATTGGGTGACCAGTTTCTGGATTCCCTCCCTCAAAGTTAGCAGGAGAACCCATAACGAATTTCCAAATTAAAAACCCAACTAAGATACACGCTACAATAATGATTCCTGTAATCATTCCTCCCCCATTTGAAGTGCTCTCTTTTTTAACTTTAACGTTTGCCATTTTTTTTAATTTTAATAGTTTTAAATAATTTTTATTTTTTAGTTATATTTAACTTGTAGAGGAGCAAATTTATACGTTTAGTTTAAATAAAAAAACTTTTTTTAATTTAATTGACCGAAATTTAACTTCAATTTAAAAAATATCTCATTAAATTGGTCGCGTCATTTTTTAGATAAAACAAAAAATACGACGATAATTGGAAAAATTACAACGTTTTAGTAAATATTCAAAGATTCCTTTGATATCTTCTTAAAAAGCTGCGAATTTTTTTTTTATTAATATTTCAATCAAAAAAGTCTTTTTCTTACTAAAAAAAATCATAATAAATGTGCTCGAAAACAAGCTATACTTATATAATCACCTAAATTACAAATAAAAACATGAATAAAAAAGACAATTTTATTGAAGCTATAAATACGGGGTATTCTTCAAAGGGTGATAGCATCATCTTAGGAGGGGCAATACTTGACGGTGAGCCACTTGCAGAAGCACATGTTAAGATTCCGCTTAAAACTTTAAATCGTCACGGATTAATTGCTGGTGCAACGGGAACCGGAAAAACTAAAACAATTCAGGTTTTTTCAGAACAGCTTTCTAATGCTGGAATTCCTGTTTTGATGATGGACATTAAAGGTGATTTTAGTGGTATAGCCAAAGAAGGAAAAGAACAAAGCTTTATTACAGAACGTCATGCTAAAATGAACATACCTTATAATGTAGCTTCCTTTCCTGTAGAATTAATGTCTTTGTCAAAACAAAACGGAGTTCGCTTAAGAGCAACGGTTTCTGAGTTTGGACCCGTTTTATTTTCCAGAATACTAGACCTTAATGATACACAAGCTGGTGTTGTTGCTGTAATCTTTAAATATTGCGATGATAATCAGATGCCTTTATTGGATTTAAAAGACATTAAAAAAGTTATCAATTATATTACTGAAGAAGGAAAAGATGAAATTGCTGCGAATTATGGAAAAATCTCAACGGCAACAACTGGAACAATTCTGAGAAAAATTATCGAATTGGAACAACAAGGCGGTGATTTATTTTTTGGCGAATTATCTTTTGAAACCGATGATTTAATGCGAATTGATGAAAACGGAAAAGGCTACGTAAATATCATCCGCTTGACGGATATTCAGGACAAACCGAAATTGTTCTCTACTTTTATGTTAAGTCTTCTTGCAGAAATTTATCAAAAAATGCCCGAGAAAGGAGATGCAGATCAGCCAGAATTGGTGATTTTTATTGATGAAGCGCATTTAATTTTCAACGAAGCGAGCAAAGCTTTATTAGAACAAATTGAAACGATTGTAAAACTAATTCGTTCTAAAGGTGTTGGTGTTTATTTTGTAACACAAAATCCGATGGATGTTCCGAGTGGTGTTTTG encodes the following:
- a CDS encoding tetratricopeptide repeat protein, translating into MNKFKIFSLALVASATAATAQDISEAKKAIDAEQFDKAKTILKSIIKSKPSDGEANFVLGNVYLNQSVVDSAKIYYNNGLQASDKKNLSYIGLGQLDLDAKNTAAAQANFALATKDMRKKDVNEFIYIARAYMNSENPDYKSAVDVLKRALLVDPQNAQALLAIGDAYYGSNNQNDAYKSYRDAFTADNTLLRAKMQLGVLLKGAKSYDEAIKSFNEVIALNANYGPVYRELAETYYKWARNKPSTAKVNLQNAITNYEKYLSLTDYSLDSKMRHADFLILVKDYKQLETVANKMIAEDKVNPRIYRYLGYAAYENGNVDVAIKSIEDFMKAPGNKVIGRDYYYLGLAKIKKGTAADGTIDQAAFDAGLADIKKAIELEPLVVEEFADFGKELFSKKQYTQAASIFELGANNKESKNYLDDAVYYGISVYYGNAGKPAESRDKAALENANATFDKVLEASPSYDEAYLYKGRINSALDKDDMIIKNYEEYVTKITAKGPEELAKPATTKKVIEAYNAIGAAYANTDKAKAVEYFNKTLVLDPANSYATQSIKSLK
- a CDS encoding PstS family phosphate ABC transporter substrate-binding protein, with the protein product MLKYSKALGLIIFVFLFVTCNQKNKNEAEKETILKGSLDIAVDETVKQIVDDQVAVFEGTYYDAKITVKPKSEAEVINDLLNQKTKVAITTRDLTAEEKARFEKSKINPRVTPFAHDAIAFISSKNNNDTLIALKSVIDFLQGKPDPKIKGLVFDNPNSSTVRYIKELAKVKEVPKSGVFSFKTNNEVIKFVSENEGMIGVIGINWFYQPTPDMTETINKINVLYVKGLNSNEYSSPTQNDLETGKYPLARDLFIINCQGYSGLGMGFASFIAGDIGQRIVLKSGLLPYKTPGRKLKIRNEIIKDKE
- a CDS encoding energy transducer TonB, yielding MKLDIIKNQWLDIVFEGRNKIYGAYELRKSNGKTTVKALIIGSIIFSFAVAAPLIASLLPDSQEVEENNDIKIATVKLPPKKKEEIKPNQPPPPPPPPKVDQVKFVKPVVAKAEEVTEDPPKIVDLKDKKVGAETIKGDPDAVLTVDEPVGKGPVQEVIQEDNTVYNTAGIEVKPDFPGGIDKFYKFVGNNYKTPEEEGLKGKVYVTFVVEKDGSLTDIKVLRDIGYGTGAEAIRVLKKCPKWTPGEQNGKKVRVLYSLPITIQSAE
- a CDS encoding ExbD/TolR family protein, with protein sequence MAELNTGDGGGGKGGKVRSKKQSSKVDLTAMVDLAFLLITFFMLTTSLSKPQSMDLSLPDKDPNEKDNKDTKVDENRTMTVMLGGDNKMVYYMGLLATPKVGPKDITYGKDGIRRELLKQKKNVLAYSASLGKPKNGIIVIIKPTKKSNYKNLVDILDEMAITGVDTYAIVPEFTPEETKVIDKK
- a CDS encoding ExbD/TolR family protein, which translates into the protein MAKIKMKKKSTSTDMTAMCDVAFLLLTFFILTATAKVPEALPVDMPSSVAQTKLPDSDLAIITVGKGKVFFDIKGREIRKRTLEGMGAKYGINFTEEDKTKFSLMDDFGVPIAGLKQIIDMKAADRTKAEQPGIPLDSLDNQLKEWLLISRRATIDLDDKELQIAIKGDAKEEYPKIKKIMDILQDQKINSFNLVTGKRGRDF
- a CDS encoding MotA/TolQ/ExbB proton channel family protein, which encodes MANVKVKKESTSNGGGMITGIIIVACILVGFLIWKFVMGSPANFEGGNPETGHPINTLGMVYKGGFIVPALLGMFLMVVVFSIERFIVISKAAGKANLDTFMKNVQGSIKEGNIEAAIASCDKQQGSVANAIKSALIKYQDVKKEGFNSEEASEVIHKEIEEATSLEMPMLEKNMTIVSTLVSLGTLGGLLGTVSGMIKAFGALASAGTPDQAALATGISEALINTATGISTSVLAIISYNFFTAKIDDLTYSIDEAGTTIVNTYRKFRGSLRQ
- a CDS encoding helicase HerA-like domain-containing protein is translated as MNKKDNFIEAINTGYSSKGDSIILGGAILDGEPLAEAHVKIPLKTLNRHGLIAGATGTGKTKTIQVFSEQLSNAGIPVLMMDIKGDFSGIAKEGKEQSFITERHAKMNIPYNVASFPVELMSLSKQNGVRLRATVSEFGPVLFSRILDLNDTQAGVVAVIFKYCDDNQMPLLDLKDIKKVINYITEEGKDEIAANYGKISTATTGTILRKIIELEQQGGDLFFGELSFETDDLMRIDENGKGYVNIIRLTDIQDKPKLFSTFMLSLLAEIYQKMPEKGDADQPELVIFIDEAHLIFNEASKALLEQIETIVKLIRSKGVGVYFVTQNPMDVPSGVLAQLGLKIQHALRAFTANDRQAIKKTADNYPTSEYYKTDELLTSLGIGEALVTALNEKGIPTPLVATMMRAPMSRMDVLTNEEIDEINAKSKLVKKYAEEIDRESAYEILTKKIEEATQAATEQEEQAPTKSSKAEPSTASVVGKSVLKVVTSATFIRGVFGVLTKIFKK